One window from the genome of Anopheles merus strain MAF chromosome 3R, AmerM5.1, whole genome shotgun sequence encodes:
- the LOC121596214 gene encoding MPN domain-containing protein CG4751 — MSTKASEEESSSHLDESDIPDEFNDDDADKLGYFPGKTITLQMLLGANVLQPGKGAMTIEYLGQKFVGDLLADGKIKSQETETIFCSPSAWAIYCKRIINPDKKSGCGWASVKYKGRKLDAYKAAYYKKQQKERDQKEDLPAEDPVEELEEDKTAMEPPPARRNIVSHNTISNRNIMHDSNTLIEAVPFTAIGKMQPFLVTVSTSTLLVMDFHCHLTNYEVCGYLGGTWDINAHNLSITHAFPCRNTRHDRDKAALCELQIQKLMIKKNINLVGWYHSHPRFPVQPTLRDCDAQLDYQIRMRGPTEASYIPCIGFICSPYDDQNSALESNVMSFWVMPPPENRPAEYGRPMLMSYTLVQDETLSEDVKEEMMLTVDYYKQFKRELINFQSLYINDVPYIEKLRKSLTPRFPRDSTSGHFWNWIRELLGLEPEDIPEVVVIPDPPPPPPVALSSADHHHHPDGTKLNDDVTIVSTTPASNCPPQPVVVNLVHSAEESSITTEAKNEDDFDGASEMGDSDVISLKDDDGKPTGPSIAVPSLQAQLKRPSGLNMTPSPLSSSLVVLPTNSQPGGNNGGPATAPQTTATNLTMNSGAGTGTGGGGAGMANNHHLHAISQQQQQQATTGGQQQHQPGQMMPLGANSLTTTNTSSPRDSPITIPSNSASPAKFEMPVRASPSPAKSDTSSCRSRARNSPAPSPGKLSIGDILGSAAGGAGGGNRGSPTLSSLIGPSGGGGGGAGGAGSAGAGGNIHDLYAATFASLGSALPSNLLSQDYAALFGQGAGGQQGGKRGDEYGLSALTALAQVAAASGLSNSQINETLLHSLNRSISSKAANSGPSVATSAASTITSNSGSSGGANSASSSAGGLPPIPNMKEFMQQLEKGNLSLFMQSQYGNPLAGMAGLTSGSPGTSGAAAGGAGGGSPSTGKSGRSGKSRSKASQLQQQQQAAAAAAVAAQQQLQQAQQALLQHQSMMEYADFSSKFDQGKLADLMKSPEYSQMLLQQAQALGNLGSEISIIKKPSSGKGGGSAKDHSGGQMGSMGGGGGGGGGGAGGGGGNTPNSSLSTATASAAKKEAAAASELISKLRTVFSTDAYLPPVPTTADINLLVEQSQKYPVVQQILNSGNVDDIQVLLKAQSLSNNQLDFAAFLNHTSGGGSGGGTNGNSALNLGMLAGGGGGDGQSPSGKSSSSGSKGGGGMKDSDMAAAMNPYLGVPNLSALFEPIQRMGGSGGGGKSGGKGDKASKAAAAAAAAAAAAAVSSGSITNPADMLNSLFTSAVGAGGAPPSAADMNALLYSQAVAAAAAAGGKGMPDLNLLFGGAAGMPNAATGSPGGGASSSPQGGSGGSGGAGGSNSGGKGSSAAAAAAAAAAAANLDYLSMFPNFSAAAAGKMPDMSALFAQDKYEIPDPLSKATLEANNMYLAPSASLLKLHQEAFNSMLMKPPKSSSSSTASSTGKLEAQTPPPPPPPPQGAGSGPSATGASLVPSPGARLTPTKSASRESPSLGAGGGTGGSSKYNFSAVDLAVSSVVPLAASSPLGSAAADLSRKASSQTPPVDMSRASPAMPGTAASNTAGSGTTSPGAGSGSGGMILPPYKKRMEFASIADLVAAPPAKIPKMSTENLDP, encoded by the exons ATGTCAACAAAAGCAAGCGAAGAGGAATCGTCCTCCCATCTCGATGAGAGCGACATTCCGGACGAGTTTAACGATGAT GATGCCGACAAGTTGGGATACTTTCCGGGCAAAACGATCACGCTGCAGATGCTGCTCGGTGCGAACGTGCTGCAGCCCGGCAAGGGTGCCATGACGATTGAGTATTTG GGTCAAAAGTTTGTCGGCGATCTGCTGGCGGACGGGAAAATAAAGTCCCAGGAAACGGAAACCATCTTCTGCTCGCCGAGCGCTTGGGCCATCTACTGCAAGCGCATCATCAATCCGGACAAAAAGTCGGGCTGCGGGTGGGCCTCGGTCAAGTACAAGGGCCGGAAGCTGGATGCGTACAAGGCGGCGTACTACAAGAAGCAGCAGAAGGAACGCGACCAGAAGGAGGACCTGCCGGCTGaag ATCCAGTAGAGGAGCTGGAGGAAGACAAAACGGCAATGGAACCACCGCCGGCCCGGCGGAACATAGTCTCACACAACACCATTAGCAATCGGAATATCATGCA TGACTCGAACACACTCATCGAGGCGGTCCCGTTCACCGCGATCGGCAAGATGCAACCGTTCCTCGTGACCGTCAGCACCTCGACGCTGCTGGTGATGGATTTCCACTGCCATCTGACCAACTACGAGGTGTGCGGGTATCTCGGTGGCACGTGGGACATCAATGCGCACAACCTGTCGATCACGCATGCCTTCCCGTGCCGGAACACGCGGCACGATCGCGACAAGGCGGCGCTCTGCGAGCTGCAGATACAGAAGCTGATGATCAAGAAGAACATCAATCTGGTCGGATGGTACCATTCGCATCCACGGTTCCCGGTGCAGCCCACGTTGCGCGACTGTGACGCACAGCTGGACTATCAGATACGGATGCGTGGTCCGACGGAAGCGTCCTACATTCCCTGCATTGGATTCATTTGCT CCCCGTACGACGATCAAAACAGTGCGCTGGAGTCGAACGTGATGTCGTTCTGGGTGATGCCGCCGCCGGAAAACCGGCCCGCCGAGTACGGCCGCCCGATGCTGATGTCGTACACGCTCGTCCAGGACGAAACGCTCTCCGAGGACGTGAAGGAGGAGATGATGCTAACCGTCGACTACTACAAACAGTTCAAGCGCGAGCTGATCAACTTCCAGTCGCTCTACATCAACGACGTGCCGTACATAGAGAAGCTGCGGAAATCGCTCACACCGCGCTTCCCGCGCGACTCCACCTCGGGCCACTTTTGGAACTGGATCCGGGAGCTGCTCGGGCTCGAGCCGGAAGACATCCCGGAGGTGGTGGTTATACCAgatccaccaccacccccaccCGTTGCACTGTCGTCCGCagaccatcatcaccatccggACGGCACGAAGTTAAACGACGATGTGACGATCGTTTCCACGACTCCCGCCTCCAACTGTCCGCCCCAGCCGGTGGTCGTGAATTTGGTGCACAGTGCGGAGGAAAGCAGCATCACGACGGAGGCGAAGAATGAGGACGATTTTGACGGTGCTTCCGAGATGGGCGATTCGGACGTAATTTCGCTGAAGGACGACGACGGCAAACCGACCGGCCCGTCCATTGCCGTGCCAAGCCTGCAGGCACAGTTGAAGCGTCCCTCGGGACTGAACATGACGCCGTCGCCACTGTCCAGCTCGCTCGTGGTGCTGCCGACCAATAGCCAGCCGGGTGGCAATAATGGGGGACCGGCGACGGCCCCTCAAACGACCGCTACTAACCTCACGATGAATAGTGGCGCTGGCACTggcactggtggtggtggtgcggggATGGCAAACAATCACCATCTTCACGCAAtttcacagcagcagcagcagcaggcgacGACCGGcggacagcagcaacaccagccGGGTCAGATGATGCCGCTCGGCGCGAACTCGCTCACAACCACCAACACATCGTCGCCGCGGGACAGTCCCATCACGATACCGTCGAACTCGGCCAGCCCGGCCAAGTTCGAAATGCCCGTCCGGGCCAGTCCGTCCCCGGCCAAGTCGGACACGTCGTCGTGCCGTAGCCGGGCGCGCAATTCACCCGCCCCCAGCCCGGGCAAGCTGTCGATCGGTGACATTCTGGGCAGTGCGGCCGGCGGCGCCGGCGGTGGCAATCGGGGCAGTCCCACACTAAGCTCGCTGATTGGCCCGTcgggtggtggcggtggtggcgcgGGTGGAGCAGGTAGCGCTGGTGCCGGTGGCAACATTCACGATCTGTATGCGGCGACCTTCGCGTCGCTCGGCAGTGCGCTGCCCTCGAACCTGCTGTCCCAGGATTATGCCGCCCTGTTCGGGCAGGGAGCGGGCGGCCAGCAGGGTGGCAAGCGGGGCGACGAGTATGGCCTGTCCGCGCTGACCGCGCTGGCGCAGGTGGCGGCCGCCTCCGGCCTCTCCAACTCGCAGATCAACGAAACGCTGCTGCACAGCCTCAACCGTAGCATATCGTCCAAGGCGGCCAACAGTGGGCCGAGCGTGGCGACGTCGGCCGCCTCCACCATCACCTCCAACAGTGGCTCGTCCGGCGGTGCCAACTCCGCCTCGTCGTCGGCCGGCGGACTGCCACCGATACCGAACATGAAGGAGTTCATGCAGCAGCTGGAGAAGGGCAACCTGAGCCTGTTCATGCAGTCGCAGTACGGCAATCCGCTGGCCGGTATGGCGGGCCTCACGTCCGGCAGTCCGGGCACTTCCGGCGCGGCAGCCGGAGGAGCGGGAGGTGGAAGCCCCAGCACGGGCAAATCGGGCCGGTCGGGCAAATCGCGCTCGAAGGCGagccagctgcagcagcagcagcaggcggcggcggccgcagcCGTCGctgcccagcagcagctgcagcaggcaCAGCAAGCGCTCCTGCAGCACCAGTCGATGATGGAGTATGCCGACTTTTCGTCCAAGTTCGATCAGGGCAAGCTGGCGGACCTGATGAAATCGCCCGAGTACTCGcagatgctgctgcagcaagcGCAAGCGCTCGGCAATTTGGGCAGCGAAATTTCCATCATCAAGAAACCGTCGTCCGGCAAGGGCGGTGGCAGCGCGAAGGACCACTCCGGCGGACAGATGGGCTCGATGGGAggcggtggtggaggtggaggaggaggcgcaggaggaggaggaggaaacaCACCCAACTCGTCCCTCTCGACGGCAACGGCATCGGCCGCCAAGAAGGAGGCCGCAGCAGCGAGCGAACTCATCTCGAAGCTGCGCACCGTGTTTTCGACCGACGCCTACCTTCCGCCCGTCCCGACGACGGCCGACATCAATCTGCTGGTGGAGCAGTCGCAAAAGTATCCGGTGGTGCAGCAGATCCTCAACTCGGGCAACGTGGACGACATCCAGGTGCTGCTCAAGGCGCAATCGCTCTCGAACAATCAGCTCGACTTTGCCGCCTTTCTCAACCACACCAGCGGTGGTGGTTCCGGCGGCGGCACGAATGGCAACAGTGCGCTCAACCTCGGCATGCtggcgggtggtggtggtggtgatggacAATCTCCGTCGGGTAAATCGTCCTCCTCCGGCTCGAAGGGCGGCGGCGGGATGAAGGACAGTGATATGGCGGCGGCAATGAATCCTTATCTGGGCGTACCGAACCTGTCCGCCCTATTCGAACCGATTCAACGTATGGGTGGTTCTGGAGGTGGAGGTAAGTCCGGCGGCAAGGGCGATAAGGCGTCGAAAGCGGCGgctgcagcggcagcagcggcggcggcggccgcagTGAGCAGCGGTAGCATCACCAATCCGGCCGACATGCTGAACAGTTTGTTCACGTCGGCGGTCGGTGCTGGCGGAGCCCCGCCGAGTGCGGCCGACATGAACGCGCTGCTGTACAGTCAGGCCgtggcagcagcggcagctgcCGGTGGCAAGGGTATGCCCGATTTGAACCTTCTGTTCGGTGGCGCGGCAGGAATGCCAAACGCGGCCACTGGCTCACCGGGTGGTGGTGCCAGCAGTTCCCCGCAAGGTGGGTCCGGTGGATCGGGCGGTGCTGGTGGTTCGAACAGTGGCGGCAAAGGATCGTCAGCGGCAGCTGCAGCCgcggcagccgccgccgccgccaaccTCGACTATCTGTCCATGTTCCCGAACTTCTCGGCGGCCGCGGCGGGCAAGATGCCCGACATGTCGGCCCTGTTCGCGCAGGACAAGTACGAAATACCGGACCCGCTGTCGAAGGCCACCCTCGAGGCGAACAACATGTACTTGGCCCCGTCCGCCTCGCTGCTGAAGCTGCACCAGGAAGCGTTCAACTCGATGCTGATGAAGCCGCCGaaatcgtcctcctcctcgaccgCCTCGTCGACGGGCAAGCTGGAGGCGCAaacgccgccgccaccgccgccgccgccgcaggGCGCTGGCTCGGGCCCGTCGGCGACCGGGGCATCGCTCGTACCGTCGCCCGGCGCACGCCTCACGCCGACCAAATCGGCCAGCCGCGAAAGCCCCTCGCTCGGGGCGGGCGGCGGTACGGGCGGCAGCTCCAAGTACAACTTTTCCGCCGTCGATTTGGCCGTCTCGAGCGTCGTTCCGCTGGCCGCCAGCTCGCCGCTCGGGTCTGCCGCCGCCGATCTGTCGCGGAAAGCTTCCTCGCAAACGCCACCGGTCGACATGTCGCGCGCGTCGCCCGCCATGCCGGGCACTGCTGCCAGCAACACCGCCGGGTCGGGCACAACGTCACCGGGGGCCGGTAGCGGCAGTGGCGGCATGATACTGCCACCGTACAAGAAGCGGATGGAGTTTGCGTCGATTGCGGATCTCGTGGCGGCACCGCCGGCCAAGATACCGAAAATGTCCACCGAAAATTTGGACCCGTGA
- the LOC121596215 gene encoding COP9 signalosome complex subunit 8, whose translation MLSEKIRQLTLVLEKHELEAPGGIVSIQLYSELFAAYLYQNDLANARFLWKRIPQNMKAGNGELEQMYKVYVALWNNNTAAFYQAINHDWSKHVSELMFELKEKFQQETIALIGRAYSSIFENVFAEMTNQTPDMIEDTCKSLSWEIVPGAYPRLIIPKRTVDEKPIVVGAEAQLHRLTDFVSFLEN comes from the exons ATGCTTTCGGAAAAGATACGGCAGCTAACTTTGGTGCTAGAAAAACACGAATTAGAG GCCCCCGGCGGAATCGTCTCCATTCAGCTATATTCGGAACTATTTGCGGCCTATCTTTATCAAAATGATCT TGCAAATGCGCGGTTTCTTTGGAAGCGCATACCGCAGAACATGAAAGCCGGAAACGGGGAGCTCGAACAGATGTACAAAGTGTACGTAGCGCTGTGGAACAACAACACGGCCGCCTTCTACCAAGCCATCAACCACGACTGGTCCAAGCACGTGTCCGAGCTGATGTTTGAGCTGAAGGAGAAATTCCAACAGGAAACGATCGCACTCATCGGCCGCGCGTACAGCTCCATCTTCGAGAACGTGTTCGCCGAAATGACCAACCAGACGCCGGACATGATCGAGGACACGTGCAAATCGCTGAGCTGGGAAATCGTGCCCGGGGCCTATCCGCGATTGATCATACCAAAGCGAACGGTGGACGAGAAGCCGATCGTGGTCGGTGCGGAAGCGCAGCTGCACCGGTTGACCGACTTTGTGTCGTTCCTCGAGAACTGA
- the LOC121596216 gene encoding uncharacterized protein LOC121596216, with translation MCGTKLKKCCKQLLSVSDSPSDPILKRRSILKRNAFRNVVAGSSKLHSLLMLEKRFLKQFLLYFNLYQPGMTVQEMRDMKIALEDSLNVRRFFPWQGETAECCWCACHSKTK, from the exons ATGTGTGGTACCAAATTGAAAAAGTGTTGTAAACAGCTTTTAAGTGTTTCAGACTCGCCATCCGACCCGATATTGAAGCGTAGAAGCATCTTAAAACGAAATGCTTTTCG AAATGTTGTCGCTGGTTCCTCAAAATTGCACAGCCTACTAATGCTCGAGAAACGGTTTCTGAAACAATTTCTGCTGTACTTTAATCTTTACCAGCCCGGAATGACCGTGCAGGAGATGCGGGACATGAAAATTGCGCTAGAAGATAGCTTGAACGTTAGGCGCTTTTTCCCGTGGCAGGGTGAAACCGCAGAATGTTGCTGGTGCGCTTGCCATTCGAAAACAAAGTAA